The genomic DNA AAACTGACCACCTTTTCCTCTTGCCAGCTCAACATTATGAACAATTGTACCAACTGGTATCGCTTTCAAAGGAAGGCAATTGCCTATTTTTATATCTGCCGACTCACTTGAAATAATAGTATCACCAACCTTTAATCCAACGGGAGCTAATATATATCTTTTTTCTCCATCTTTATAAACAATAAGACTAATCCTTACTGTTCTATTAGGATCATACTCGATAGTAGACACAAACCCGGGAATACCTATTTTATTCCTTTTGAAATCAATAATACGATACGCCGGGGATGTTCCGCCGCCCTGATGTCTTACGGTAATTCTGCCATAACTGTTACGACCGGCATTCTTCTTAAGCCTTGAAAGAAGCGATTTCTCAGGTTTTGACACTGTGATATCTTCGAACGTATCAACCGTCATCTGCCTTCTAG from Candidatus Firestonebacteria bacterium RIFOXYD2_FULL_39_29 includes the following:
- a CDS encoding 50S ribosomal protein L2, with amino-acid sequence MPVKTYKPTTPSRRQMTVDTFEDITVSKPEKSLLSRLKKNAGRNSYGRITVRHQGGGTSPAYRIIDFKRNKIGIPGFVSTIEYDPNRTVRISLIVYKDGEKRYILAPVGLKVGDTIISSESADIKIGNCLPLKAIPVGTIVHNVELARGKGGQFGRSAGTSITLMAKEGGYCTLKMPSNEMRMVDVECFATIGQMGNLDHENINIGKAGRNRWKGIRPTVRGMAMNPCDHPHGGGEGRSKGNNHPVSYSNVPTKGYKTRKNKRTSKFIVKRRR